In a genomic window of Vicinamibacteria bacterium:
- the preA gene encoding NAD-dependent dihydropyrimidine dehydrogenase subunit PreA, producing MADLTTDCGGIRSPNPFWVASGPPANTAYQVMRAFDAGWGGAVWKTIGEPIINTTSRYGSVDLANVRMMGFNNIELISDRPVEDNLREIAEVKKRYPKNAVVASLMVESKREAWHEIVRRAEGAGADGLELNFGCPHGMSERGMGSAVGQVPEYTRLIVSWVKEVARTPVLVKLTPNISDVTYIGVAAREGGADGVSLINTINSIMGIDLDTLAPRPIVDGKSSHGGYCGPAVKPIALNMVSAVARHPEIGIPISGIGGVASWSDAAEFLLLGASSIQVCTAIMHYGFRIVEDMVDGLSNWMDERGFRTLAEVRGKSLPRVTEWGELNLNFKVIAEIHREKCIGCHLCYVACEDGAHQSIRMVAGGKVPEIIEEKCVGCNLCMLVCPIPGCITMKEIPHGRPATSWRQYQEALGKGIVCEPPGERPPH from the coding sequence ATGGCGGACCTGACCACCGACTGCGGGGGCATCCGGAGCCCCAACCCCTTCTGGGTGGCCTCGGGCCCGCCCGCCAACACCGCTTACCAGGTCATGCGGGCCTTCGACGCCGGGTGGGGGGGGGCCGTCTGGAAGACCATTGGCGAGCCCATCATCAACACCACCTCGCGGTACGGAAGCGTCGACCTCGCCAACGTCCGCATGATGGGCTTCAACAACATCGAGCTGATCTCGGACCGGCCCGTCGAGGACAATCTACGCGAGATCGCAGAGGTCAAGAAGCGCTACCCCAAGAACGCGGTGGTGGCGTCCCTGATGGTGGAGTCCAAGCGAGAGGCTTGGCACGAGATCGTCCGGCGGGCGGAAGGAGCGGGAGCCGACGGCCTCGAACTCAACTTCGGCTGCCCCCATGGCATGAGCGAGCGGGGGATGGGCTCCGCGGTGGGCCAGGTGCCCGAATACACGAGGCTCATCGTCTCCTGGGTCAAGGAGGTGGCGCGCACGCCCGTGCTCGTGAAGCTCACCCCCAACATCTCGGACGTCACCTACATCGGCGTGGCCGCCCGGGAGGGGGGGGCGGACGGGGTCTCCCTCATCAATACCATCAACAGCATCATGGGCATCGACCTCGACACCCTGGCCCCCCGCCCGATCGTGGACGGCAAGTCGTCCCACGGCGGCTACTGCGGCCCCGCGGTCAAGCCGATAGCCCTCAACATGGTGTCGGCGGTGGCCCGGCACCCAGAGATCGGAATCCCCATCTCAGGGATCGGGGGCGTGGCTTCTTGGAGCGACGCCGCGGAATTCCTGCTCCTGGGGGCGAGCTCCATCCAGGTCTGCACGGCCATCATGCACTATGGGTTCCGTATCGTGGAGGACATGGTGGACGGCCTCTCGAACTGGATGGACGAGCGGGGGTTCAGGACCCTGGCCGAGGTTCGCGGGAAGAGCCTGCCCCGCGTGACGGAATGGGGAGAGTTGAACCTCAACTTCAAGGTCATCGCCGAGATCCACCGGGAGAAGTGCATCGGCTGCCACCTCTGCTACGTGGCTTGCGAGGACGGAGCCCACCAGTCCATCCGGATGGTCGCGGGGGGGAAAGTGCCCGAGATCATCGAGGAGAAATGCGTGGGCTGCAACCTCTGTATGCTGGTCTGCCCCATCCCCGGCTGCATCACCATGAAGGAGATCCCCCACGGGCGACCCGCCACGTCCTGGCGGCAGTACCAGGAAGCCTTGGGCAAGGGGATCGTCTGCGAGCCGCCGGGCGAGCGGCCCCCCCACTGA